The stretch of DNA CGGCAACACGTTTCACTTGCAAAATATTTTGCAATTGCGGCTTCTTTGTTCACATTTTTTCCGTCCATTTTCATCATTGCGGCGCGGTATGTGAGCAATCTCGCAGCGTCGGTTTCCACTTGCATATCGGCGAGTTTCCATTGAATTGCCTGAAAATCGCCGAGCATTTTTCCGAATTGCGAACGCTCTTTTGCGTATTTAATACTTGCTTCTAAACACGCTTGCGCAATACCAACGGAAAGAGCAGCGATTCCTATTCTTCCTCCGTCCAGCGTAACCAATGCTTGCTTAAATCCATCGCCTTCTTCGCCAAGACGATTTGTAACGGGAACACGAACATTTTCCAGAATCAGTTGTGCGGTGTCGCTTGCGCGAAAACCAAGTTTGTTTTCTTTTCTTCCGATAGAAAATCCGGGTGTATTTTTTTCTACAATAACAGCAGTGTGTTTTTTCTTTCCACTTGCATCCGTTCCCATCGTCATAATGACAAACGTTTCTGCATACGAAGCATTGGTGATAAAATTTTTACTTCCGTTGAGAATGTAAAAATCACCGTCGCGTGTGAAAGTTGTTTTCATTCCGCCCGCATCGCTTCCGCTCGATGGTTCGGTTAATCCCCACGCGCCGATTTTTTTCCCGCTTGCTAAATCGGGAACATATTTTTTTCGTTGTTCTTCATTTGCAAATGTGTATAAATGTGAAAGACATAAACTATGATGCGCGGCGGAAATAAGCGCAACGGATGGGTCAATTCTTGCAAGTTCTTCAATGATGAGCGCAAAATCAAGCATCGAAAGTTCGGCGCCGCCGTATTTTGCGGGAATCATAGCTCCCATAAATCCCAGTTCTCCCATTTTGTACACAATGTCGAGAGGAAATTCCTGCGCTTCATCCCATTTCATAACATTGGGTTTGATTTCTTTTTCAGCGAATTCGCGTGCCGTTTGTTGAATCATTCGTTGACTTTCGGTGAGTTCAAAATGTAATTGTGTTGTATTGGACATAGAAGGAAATTTATTGTGTAATAATTGTAAGTGAAAAAAAAATGCAATCTCTCCGAAAGAAACGTTCTTGTTTCCGTTTAAAAAAAAGCGTGAAAATATAGGGAAAGGTATGAGAGGGAAAAAGTAAAACGTGATGGAAAAATGCTTACATCATCGCTTCTGATGTGAAATGTTCGAATATTTTTTCAATGGTTCAACACATTCCTTCCAACGTGTTTCACAACAAAACAAAGGACCTGCATAGTTACTGCATCTTTTCCGCTGAACTGATTTCGCGTAAGACATCGCGTTTGGTAAATGCGGATTTCTTCATCACCGTACGAACAATTCCATCCAATTGTTCGCGCATTTCTTCATCCATCTCCAGCGATGTTAATACGATAATTGGAATTTCACGTGTGAGTGGATTCAGTTTCAATTCGTGCGCAACCTCAAATCCCGAAATATCCGGCAACATCATATCGAGGAGAATCACATCGGGTTTTTTGGTTTCCGATTGTTGTATTCCTTCTTTTCCCGTTGAAGTTTTCAATACAGAAATTCCTTCGCTTGAAAGCATAACATCGATAAGTTCAGTAAAATTATCATCGTCATCAATAACAAGTACCGTTGGAATATGAACACCGTTCGCCGCAATATCTAACATCGCACGTTTTACGCTTGTGAGCAATTCTTCTTTCTCAATCGGTTTTACAAAATAATCCGATGCTCCTAAACTGAACCCAAGTTTTTTCTGGTCAACAACAGATACAATAATGATGGGAATTTGTTTTGTTACCGGATGCTCTTTCAGTTCTTTCATTACGCTCCATCCGTTTTTCATGGGAAGCAAAATGTCGAGCGTAATAATATCCGGCGTAAATAGTTTTGCTTTTTCAATTGCCTCAAGTCCGTTGCGCGCAATTTCAATCTGAAATCCTGCGCTTGATAAATAATTTTGCAACAATTGAATTGCATACTCGGAATCTTCAACAATCAATGCAAGCGGTTGTCGTTGCAAATGTTCTATCTGAAATTTCGAAAAATGTTCGTGCAGTAATTGACTCAATAATTTTTCGTCTTCTTTCTGAATTGTTTCATCAATGCTGACAATGATGGGAATGTGAAAAATAAATTCCGTGTACGCGTCTTGTTCACTTTCAATCCAAATTGTTCCGCCGTGAAGTTCTACAAGTCGTTTTGTTATTGCAAGTCCAAGCCCTGTTCCCGATTGTGCGCTTGCAAGTTGATGGAACGGCTTAAAAAGTTGAACCGCTTCTTCGCGAGAAATACTTTTCCCTTCATTGCGCACGGAACATTGGATATCATTTTCGACGCGCTGAATTGTAACAGTCACGGTTGAATGTTCTGCAGAAAATTTGATTGCATTTTCTGTAAGATTCACGAGGATCTGTTGAAAGCGTGTTTGGTCAACGGTGATTAACTCAACATCATTATGCACATTGAAATGCACGTCAATATTTTTTTCCGAAAGTTTTGGGAGAAGGATGCTTTGCAACGTGTCAGTAAATATCGTTATCGGATATGTTGCAAGATGAAGTTCG from Ignavibacteria bacterium encodes:
- a CDS encoding acyl-CoA dehydrogenase, which produces MSNTTQLHFELTESQRMIQQTAREFAEKEIKPNVMKWDEAQEFPLDIVYKMGELGFMGAMIPAKYGGAELSMLDFALIIEELARIDPSVALISAAHHSLCLSHLYTFANEEQRKKYVPDLASGKKIGAWGLTEPSSGSDAGGMKTTFTRDGDFYILNGSKNFITNASYAETFVIMTMGTDASGKKKHTAVIVEKNTPGFSIGRKENKLGFRASDTAQLILENVRVPVTNRLGEEGDGFKQALVTLDGGRIGIAALSVGIAQACLEASIKYAKERSQFGKMLGDFQAIQWKLADMQVETDAARLLTYRAAMMKMDGKNVNKEAAIAKYFASETCCRAANEAVQIHGGYGFLKDFPVEKFYRDAKLMTIGEGTSEVQKMVIAKNIFA